Proteins from a single region of Arctopsyche grandis isolate Sample6627 chromosome 1, ASM5162203v2, whole genome shotgun sequence:
- the LOC143912535 gene encoding uncharacterized protein LOC143912535 isoform X2: MPCEVRLSRRDNSVGWGFQLTGGVTFNMPLTIYEVQEGGEANRAGLRVGDVILKVNGMATNKLALKEANALLGSEDSVDLTVTNLQDQEAAELEAKMMTDEDEEFEAQRGDVNLLNLSPPRPAPRPETAIRKCWHPVVLDTNPPPLIEEATGDEEAPHKKILRNFRQAMAQKSLDPSPEKPPKIKPPQPPPDEEIAVPIMPEEMPEAELSMEEQLRSMQRQLAALCALPAALQKSLTAVSERIYRLLPPEQEPEPEPEAESEPVSEVVENDEEYEDLSVAEPNSEREQITEEVEVESEEEIEPEPESEPESEPELTVEEMERIEKLRKMEELNRAWPWGDEIKPVYKISDRYKVPHSKVFNKKIQSIESKMTLRKLPSETEE; this comes from the exons ATGCCTTGCGAAGTGCGTCTCTCCCGCAGGGACAACTCTGTGGGATGGGGTTTTCAGCTCACCGGAGGGGTTAccttcaacatgccgctcaccATCTACGAG GTTCAAGAAGGTGGCGAGGCGAATAGAGCTGGATTAAGAGTTGGGGAcgtaattttaaaagttaacGGAATGGCTACTAATAAATTAGCACTGAAGGAAGCCAATGCGCTCTTGGGATCTGAAGACAGCGTTGACTTAACAGTCACAAA tCTCCAAGATCAAGAAGCGGCAGAACTTGAAGCAAAGATGATGACTGATGAAGATGAGGAGTTTGAAGCGCAAAGAGGCGACgtaaatttgttgaatctttcTCCACCACGGCCTGCCCCTCGTCCTGAAACAGCCATTAGAAAATGTTGGCATCCGGTAGTTCTTGATACTAATCCTCCGCCGCTTATCGAAGAAGCTACTGGAGATGAG gagGCACCACACAAGAAAATTTTGAGAAACTTCCGCCAAGCAATGGCGCAAAAATCTTTGGACCCCTCTCCAGAG AAACCACCAAAGATAAAACCGCCTCAACCGCCTCCCGATGAAGAGATAGCAGTACCCATCATGCCAGAAGAGATGCCCGAAGcag AGCTCAGCATGGAAGAACAACTTCGCAGTATGCAACGTCAGCTAGCAGCACTTTGCGCACTTCCGGCTGCATTACAAAAGTCTCTAACTGCAGTTAGTGAAAGAATCTACAGACTTTTGCCACCGGAACAAGAACCAGAA CCCGAACCAGAAGCTGAATCGGAGCCCGTATCTGAAGTGGTAGAAAATGATG AAGAATACGAAGATTTATCTGTGGCTGAGCCAAATTCTGAACGTGAACAAATCACAGAGGAAGTGGAAGTAGAATCAGAAGAAGAAATTGAGCCTGAGCCTGAATCGGAACCAGAATCTGAGCCCGAATTAACCGTCGAAGAAATGGAGAGAATTGAAAAACTAAGaaag ATGGAAGAATTAAATAGAGCATGGCCATGGGGAGACGAGATTAAACCAGTTTACAA AATATCAGATCGCTATAAGGTACCTCATTCAAAAGTTTTCAACAAAAA AATCCAAAGCATAGAAAGTAAGATGACTTTACGAAAACTTCCATCAGAAACAGAAGAATag
- the LOC143912535 gene encoding uncharacterized protein LOC143912535 isoform X1, translating into MPCEVRLSRRDNSVGWGFQLTGGVTFNMPLTIYEVQEGGEANRAGLRVGDVILKVNGMATNKLALKEANALLGSEDSVDLTVTNLQDQEAAELEAKMMTDEDEEFEAQRGDVNLLNLSPPRPAPRPETAIRKCWHPVVLDTNPPPLIEEATGDEEAPHKKILRNFRQAMAQKSLDPSPEKPPKIKPPQPPPDEEIAVPIMPEEMPEAELSMEEQLRSMQRQLAALCALPAALQKSLTAVSERIYRLLPPEQEPEPEPEAESEPVSEVVENDEEEYEDLSVAEPNSEREQITEEVEVESEEEIEPEPESEPESEPELTVEEMERIEKLRKMEELNRAWPWGDEIKPVYKISDRYKVPHSKVFNKKIQSIESKMTLRKLPSETEE; encoded by the exons ATGCCTTGCGAAGTGCGTCTCTCCCGCAGGGACAACTCTGTGGGATGGGGTTTTCAGCTCACCGGAGGGGTTAccttcaacatgccgctcaccATCTACGAG GTTCAAGAAGGTGGCGAGGCGAATAGAGCTGGATTAAGAGTTGGGGAcgtaattttaaaagttaacGGAATGGCTACTAATAAATTAGCACTGAAGGAAGCCAATGCGCTCTTGGGATCTGAAGACAGCGTTGACTTAACAGTCACAAA tCTCCAAGATCAAGAAGCGGCAGAACTTGAAGCAAAGATGATGACTGATGAAGATGAGGAGTTTGAAGCGCAAAGAGGCGACgtaaatttgttgaatctttcTCCACCACGGCCTGCCCCTCGTCCTGAAACAGCCATTAGAAAATGTTGGCATCCGGTAGTTCTTGATACTAATCCTCCGCCGCTTATCGAAGAAGCTACTGGAGATGAG gagGCACCACACAAGAAAATTTTGAGAAACTTCCGCCAAGCAATGGCGCAAAAATCTTTGGACCCCTCTCCAGAG AAACCACCAAAGATAAAACCGCCTCAACCGCCTCCCGATGAAGAGATAGCAGTACCCATCATGCCAGAAGAGATGCCCGAAGcag AGCTCAGCATGGAAGAACAACTTCGCAGTATGCAACGTCAGCTAGCAGCACTTTGCGCACTTCCGGCTGCATTACAAAAGTCTCTAACTGCAGTTAGTGAAAGAATCTACAGACTTTTGCCACCGGAACAAGAACCAGAA CCCGAACCAGAAGCTGAATCGGAGCCCGTATCTGAAGTGGTAGAAAATGATG AAGAAGAATACGAAGATTTATCTGTGGCTGAGCCAAATTCTGAACGTGAACAAATCACAGAGGAAGTGGAAGTAGAATCAGAAGAAGAAATTGAGCCTGAGCCTGAATCGGAACCAGAATCTGAGCCCGAATTAACCGTCGAAGAAATGGAGAGAATTGAAAAACTAAGaaag ATGGAAGAATTAAATAGAGCATGGCCATGGGGAGACGAGATTAAACCAGTTTACAA AATATCAGATCGCTATAAGGTACCTCATTCAAAAGTTTTCAACAAAAA AATCCAAAGCATAGAAAGTAAGATGACTTTACGAAAACTTCCATCAGAAACAGAAGAATag
- the LOC143919661 gene encoding salivary endonuclease-like, which translates to MWKAYFFTFAIFYVDVINANCVLNVKEDLNKNHPLILSGHDDKWISLAHSSKGSVDIERDEIVRFACPSASSSKKNSFKSADLRSTVVSAKCKSGKEFEISQKTYKFSDLMCNYPPEFTEVSTGQQCLGSDTELIKIGFQIDRDFVAEYTVCFNKKEKLTLYTEVTVSGDIEKAVTAKYDQSWTTSLSQFGNVDVDSAYVSSNQAKTFKKILNKDFFDKDRCYLEKGKLVSNSDLLFLPEQASTSHYLNAVPQWSTCNRKNWIEIEKRVNNLAKSFNRPLTVYTGTYRKMSLPAKWGFSYKDMYLHYNSDSDKAIPVPLYIWKVVYDPHSQKSVAIIQINNPHLTLTDIDSFVLCEDICKNVNWLNFLERKTIVDGYTYCCDLPNFEFGFAFKKSPFPKARGGILRDDNYKSG; encoded by the exons ATGTGGAAAGcatattttttcacatttgcTATATTTTATGTTGATGTCATCAATGCAA ATTGCGTGCTGAATGTCAAAGAAGATCTTAACAAAAATCATCCATTAATATTATCAGGACATGATGATAAATGGATATCATTGGCTCACTCTTCTAAAGGATCTGTCGATATAGAACGAGATGAAATTGTTCGCTTTGCATGCCCATCGGCAAGTTCGTCCAAAAAGAATTCTTTTAAATCTGCTGATCTTCGGTCAACGGTAGTTTCAGCGAAATGTAAAAGCGGCAAGGAGTTTGAAATAAGCCAAAAGACATATAAATTCAGTGACCTCATGTGCAATTATCCTCCTGAGTTCACCGAAGTGAGCACAGGGCAACAATGCCTGGGGTCTGACACTGAGCTTATTAAAATTGGTTTCCAAATTGATAGAGATTTTGTCGCCGAATATACAGTTTGTTTCAACAAAAAGGAAAAGCTCACCTTGTACACAGAAGTGACAGTTTCTGGCGACATTGAAAAAGCAGTAACGGCTAAATATGATCAGAGTTGGACGACAAGTCTAAGTCAGTTTGGCAACGTTGATGTTGATTCTGCTTATGTATCAAGCAACCAAgcaaaaacgtttaaaaaaatactgaacaaagATTTCTTTGATAAAGATAGATGCTATTTAGAGAAAGGGAAATTAGTTTCAAATTCAGATCTTTTATTTTTACCGGAACAAGCATCAACCTCTCATTACTTAAATGCAGTACCACAATGGAGTACGTGCAACagg aaAAATTGGATTGAAATTGAGAAAAGAGTAAATAATTTAGCTAAATCTTTCAATAGGCCGCTTACAGTATATACAGGCACATACAGGAAAATGAGTCTTCCAGCCAAATGGGGATTCTCATACAAAGACAtgtatttacattataataGTGATTCTGATAAAGCAATTCCAGTCCCACTTTACATCTGGAAG GTTGTATACGATCCACATTCACAAAAGTCTGTTGCAATAATTCAAATCAACAACCCTCATCTAACTTTGACCGACATTGACAGCTTTGTGTTATGTGAAGATATATGCAAAAACGTTAATTGGCTAAATTTCCTTGAACGCAAGACAATTGTCGATGGTTATACTTATTGCTGTGATCTTCCCAATTTCGAATTTGGTTTTGCTTTCAAAAAGAGTCCTTTCCCAAAGGCTCGTGGCGGCATTTTGAGAGATGATAACTACAAAAGtggataa